In the genome of Desulfonispora thiosulfatigenes DSM 11270, one region contains:
- a CDS encoding IS3 family transposase (programmed frameshift), with the protein MAAYSYEFKKKVVDAYLRGEGGYTFLAEKYGVKNRRQVLNWVHYYEELGDDGLKRSRKNEAYSFEFKLGVVESYLTSEVSYQELALSIGINNNALIARWVNDYRAAGPDALRDKKRGRRAKMNSSGKAVNIQRQDDSAPVDTSTEHVKQLEAELLKLKIENAYFKRTEEAAFRGGSSSEKTARIVHSLRGEFKLKDVLAVVGFPKATYMYWQKRFDRENPDKELEEKILRIHEDNKDYGYRRMRAELNNQGIHVNKKKVQRIMQKLNLQVTSFTRKSRKYSSYKGKVGIVAPNRIRRRFNTHIPHQKVTTDTTEFKYYEVDSKGHMTMHKLYLDPFMDMCNGEIISYGIAKRPTAKSVMDALDKAIKITSDCPYRRTFHSDQGWAYQMRAYSNRLKEERIFQSMSRKGNCYDNSVMENFFGLLKQEIYYGVVYYSYEELKSEIERYINYYNEKRIKEKLGWLSPVQYRLSLQAA; encoded by the exons ATGGCTGCATACAGTTATGAGTTTAAAAAGAAAGTTGTAGATGCATATTTACGTGGCGAAGGAGGTTATACTTTTTTAGCAGAAAAATATGGAGTAAAAAACAGAAGACAAGTTCTCAATTGGGTACATTACTACGAAGAACTTGGTGATGATGGATTAAAACGTTCAAGAAAGAACGAAGCTTATTCTTTTGAATTTAAGCTTGGTGTGGTAGAGTCTTATTTAACAAGTGAGGTATCTTATCAGGAACTGGCTCTTTCGATAGGGATTAATAATAATGCTCTTATCGCTAGGTGGGTAAATGATTATAGAGCGGCTGGTCCTGATGCCTTAAGAGATAAGAAACGTGGGAGAAGGGCTAAAATGAATTCATCAGGTAAGGCTGTTAATATACAACGCCAAGATGATTCAGCTCCTGTTGATACAAGCACTGAGCATGTTAAACAGCTTGAAGCTGAACTCTTAAAACTAAAAATCGAGAATGCTTATT TTAAAAGAACTGAGGAGGCTGCGTTTAGAGGAGGAAGCTCTTCTGAAAAAACAGCGAGAATCGTCCACAGCCTCCGAGGAGAATTCAAATTAAAAGACGTTCTCGCTGTAGTTGGCTTCCCTAAAGCTACCTACATGTATTGGCAAAAAAGATTTGATAGAGAAAATCCTGACAAAGAACTCGAAGAGAAAATCTTAAGAATACATGAAGATAATAAAGATTATGGATATCGACGCATGCGAGCCGAATTAAATAATCAGGGAATTCATGTTAACAAGAAAAAAGTCCAGCGAATAATGCAAAAACTCAATCTTCAGGTGACCTCATTTACGCGCAAAAGTCGTAAATACAGCTCGTACAAAGGCAAGGTTGGTATTGTGGCACCTAATAGAATCCGTAGGCGATTCAATACACATATACCGCATCAAAAGGTTACAACTGATACAACCGAATTTAAATACTATGAAGTAGATTCAAAAGGCCATATGACAATGCACAAGCTTTATTTAGATCCTTTTATGGATATGTGTAATGGTGAAATTATTAGTTATGGTATTGCTAAGCGTCCTACGGCCAAGAGCGTAATGGATGCACTAGATAAGGCCATTAAAATAACCTCAGATTGTCCTTATCGCCGAACATTCCATTCAGATCAAGGATGGGCTTACCAGATGAGAGCATACTCTAACCGGCTTAAGGAAGAACGTATTTTTCAAAGTATGTCTAGAAAAGGTAACTGCTATGATAATTCCGTTATGGAGAACTTCTTTGGACTGCTTAAACAAGAGATTTACTATGGTGTCGTCTATTACAGCTATGAGGAATTGAAGTCGGAAATTGAACGATACATAAATTACTATAACGAAAAGAGAATTAAAGAGAAA